In Sphingopyxis sp. 113P3, one DNA window encodes the following:
- a CDS encoding MFS transporter: MAEMGAAPLVLDRKARARAAIAGSAGNLIEWYDFYAYAYTALYFASAFFPSGDRTAQLLNVAAIYAAGFLIRPLGGWYFGRYADRHGRRAAMVASVILMGAGSLLVAVLPTYATIGAAAPALLLVARLMQGFSTGGQYGAAATYLSEIAEPGRRGFYASFQFVTLIGGQLFALLVIFGLQAAMSEAAIREWGWRLPFLLGAALAGAFLLCRELMHETAEPAGDGEEAGSLKVLARHPRAMLTVMALSAAGAVTLYSFTTYMQKYLVNTAGMDVATASRAMLIATFAFLLLQPLLGTLSDRIGRRTNLLIFSGGMTLFAVPLFGALARVQTMLAAVLLVFAALAILSFYTSVSGLFKAELFPARVRALGVGLGHAVASAIFGGTAEYVALLLKQWGHEGLFGWYVSAICAVAFLVAFTMREPRAHGHLT, from the coding sequence ATGGCGGAGATGGGCGCGGCGCCGCTCGTGCTCGATCGCAAGGCGCGGGCGCGCGCGGCGATCGCCGGGTCGGCGGGCAATCTGATCGAATGGTATGATTTCTACGCCTATGCCTATACCGCCCTCTATTTTGCCTCGGCCTTCTTTCCGAGCGGCGACCGTACCGCGCAGCTCCTCAACGTTGCCGCCATCTATGCCGCGGGTTTCCTAATCCGACCGCTCGGCGGCTGGTATTTCGGCCGCTACGCCGACCGCCACGGGCGGCGCGCGGCGATGGTCGCCTCGGTGATCCTTATGGGCGCGGGGTCGCTGCTCGTCGCGGTGCTGCCGACCTATGCGACGATCGGCGCCGCGGCCCCGGCGCTGCTGCTGGTCGCGCGGCTGATGCAGGGTTTTTCGACCGGTGGCCAATATGGCGCGGCGGCGACCTATCTCAGCGAGATCGCCGAGCCGGGTCGGCGCGGATTCTATGCCTCCTTCCAGTTCGTGACGCTGATCGGCGGGCAATTGTTCGCGCTGCTCGTCATTTTCGGTCTGCAGGCGGCGATGAGCGAGGCGGCGATCCGCGAGTGGGGCTGGCGGCTGCCCTTCCTGCTCGGTGCTGCGCTGGCGGGCGCCTTCCTGCTCTGCCGCGAGTTGATGCACGAAACCGCCGAGCCGGCGGGCGACGGCGAGGAGGCGGGGTCGCTGAAGGTGCTGGCGCGCCACCCGCGCGCTATGCTGACCGTGATGGCGCTGAGCGCCGCGGGCGCGGTGACGCTCTACAGCTTCACCACCTATATGCAGAAATATCTGGTCAACACCGCGGGCATGGACGTGGCGACGGCCAGCCGGGCGATGCTGATCGCCACCTTTGCCTTCCTGCTGCTGCAGCCGCTGCTTGGGACGCTGTCGGACCGGATCGGGCGGCGGACCAACCTGCTGATCTTCAGCGGCGGGATGACGCTGTTCGCGGTGCCTTTGTTCGGCGCGCTGGCGCGGGTGCAGACGATGCTCGCGGCAGTGCTGCTGGTCTTCGCGGCACTGGCGATCCTCAGCTTCTACACCTCGGTGTCGGGGCTGTTCAAAGCCGAGCTGTTTCCGGCGCGGGTGCGTGCGCTCGGCGTCGGGCTCGGCCATGCGGTCGCCTCGGCGATCTTCGGCGGCACCGCCGAATATGTCGCGCTGCTGCTGAAGCAATGGGGGCATGAAGGCCTCTTCGGCTGGTATGTTTCGGCGATCTGCGCGGTCGCCTTTCTGGTTGCGTTCACGATGCGCGAGCCCCGCGCGCACGGTCATCTCACCTGA
- a CDS encoding IS110 family transposase, whose protein sequence is MSSVTDGDGRKIGERIFPHGGEGLAEMATWLIATSDAADANHVLVAIEVPHGPVVETLLERGFPVHAINPKQMDRFRDRFTLAGAKCSSSDGVDAPRRHLCAKVGVAEHL, encoded by the coding sequence ATGTCGTCCGTCACCGACGGTGACGGACGAAAGATCGGCGAGCGGATCTTTCCACATGGCGGCGAAGGTCTTGCCGAGATGGCGACCTGGCTAATCGCCACGAGTGACGCGGCGGATGCCAACCACGTGCTGGTTGCGATTGAGGTACCGCACGGGCCCGTCGTCGAGACGCTGCTCGAGCGCGGTTTCCCCGTGCACGCGATCAACCCCAAACAGATGGATCGCTTCCGCGATCGCTTCACGCTCGCTGGCGCCAAGTGTTCGTCGTCTGATGGGGTGGACGCCCCCCGACGGCATCTATGTGCCAAGGTAGGTGTTGCAGAACACCTATGA
- a CDS encoding CaiB/BaiF CoA transferase family protein, translating into MLPLLNGIRIIEIGAVVLGPYAGQLLADLGADVVKVEPLEGDIARHAHPRGEAGGALFVNNNRNKRMLAIDLKRPEGRAALARLIAGADVLFHNMRVDAAERLGLGFEAVAEINPRIVHCAAIGFGQRGRYRDRPAFDDIIQAASGIAGLGAAAGGDPRFVPTILADKVAALHAVYAILAALVARAGGREGPIKVEVPMFEALAAFLLNEHLAGATFAADGAVGYPRILSPDRRPFRTADGWIAVLPYTERQWRAFLDEIGRADVAREPWFDDPRERAAHIDTLYALVAASLAERTTGAWIAALSARDIPCSKVPGLADMLGDPHLEEIGFFDVPADYPEGIVRALPQPVLFDGIAPRPDTPPRALGADSRALLRESGMAEGEIDALVGAGVIAA; encoded by the coding sequence ATGCTGCCGCTGCTCAATGGAATCCGGATCATAGAGATCGGCGCCGTCGTGCTCGGCCCCTATGCGGGCCAACTCCTCGCCGACCTCGGCGCCGATGTCGTCAAGGTCGAGCCGCTGGAAGGCGACATCGCGCGCCACGCCCATCCGCGCGGCGAGGCGGGGGGCGCGTTGTTCGTCAACAATAATCGCAACAAGCGGATGCTCGCCATCGACCTCAAGCGGCCCGAGGGCCGCGCCGCCCTCGCCCGGCTGATCGCAGGCGCCGACGTCCTGTTCCACAATATGCGCGTCGATGCCGCCGAACGGCTCGGGCTCGGCTTCGAGGCGGTCGCCGAAATCAACCCGCGCATCGTCCATTGCGCCGCGATCGGCTTCGGCCAGCGCGGCCGCTACCGCGACCGGCCCGCCTTCGACGACATCATCCAGGCGGCGAGCGGCATCGCCGGGCTGGGCGCCGCGGCCGGCGGCGATCCGCGCTTCGTCCCCACCATCCTCGCCGACAAGGTCGCCGCGCTCCACGCCGTCTATGCCATCCTCGCCGCACTCGTCGCGCGGGCCGGCGGGCGCGAGGGACCGATCAAGGTCGAGGTGCCGATGTTCGAGGCGCTGGCCGCCTTCCTGCTCAACGAGCATCTCGCCGGCGCGACCTTCGCCGCCGACGGCGCGGTCGGCTATCCGCGCATCCTGTCGCCCGACCGCCGCCCTTTTCGCACCGCCGACGGCTGGATCGCAGTGCTGCCCTATACCGAGCGCCAGTGGCGCGCCTTTCTGGACGAGATCGGCCGCGCCGACGTCGCGCGCGAACCCTGGTTCGACGACCCGCGCGAGCGCGCCGCCCATATCGACACCCTCTACGCGCTCGTCGCGGCCAGCCTGGCCGAACGGACGACGGGGGCGTGGATCGCAGCGCTGTCGGCCCGCGACATCCCCTGTTCCAAGGTTCCGGGCCTCGCCGACATGCTGGGCGATCCGCATCTGGAAGAGATCGGCTTCTTCGACGTTCCCGCCGACTATCCCGAAGGCATCGTTCGCGCGCTGCCCCAACCGGTGCTGTTCGACGGCATCGCCCCCCGCCCCGACACGCCGCCGCGCGCGCTGGGCGCCGACAGCCGCGCGTTGCTGCGCGAAAGCGGCATGGCGGAGGGCGAGATCGACGCGCTGGTCGGTGCAGGCGTTATCGCGGCCTGA
- a CDS encoding LysR family transcriptional regulator yields MVGSKRINLKHLRAFRAVAHHGRFTRAAEAIGLSQPALSALIAQLEEDLGVKLIHRTTRAVDLTSIGREFLGASERILADVDGAIGDARDYAQLRRGKLRIAALPSVSRILLPATLRAFRDHHPGIAVSIVDVLGDPLLEQLLSGQVDLGIGYAEASDELCAERLLTDQLAAVGPDALFDPSASQIRWAELEGHDIIAMGHGTTVRRVMEEGARRADISLHIVLESQQMPTAIAYARAGLGVAVLPTTALAPGEARGVRVLPLVAPVMERRLSLLSRRPQTLSPAADAFAVLLRAHVAQQRISIE; encoded by the coding sequence ATGGTCGGAAGCAAGCGAATCAATCTCAAGCATTTGCGGGCCTTTCGCGCGGTTGCGCACCATGGCCGGTTCACCCGCGCCGCCGAAGCCATCGGGCTGTCGCAGCCGGCGCTGAGCGCACTGATCGCGCAGCTTGAGGAGGACCTCGGCGTGAAGCTCATTCATCGCACGACGCGCGCCGTTGACCTCACGTCGATCGGGCGCGAGTTCCTCGGCGCCTCGGAGCGCATCCTCGCCGACGTCGACGGCGCGATCGGGGACGCACGCGATTATGCGCAGCTGCGTCGCGGTAAATTGCGTATCGCCGCCCTGCCCTCCGTCAGCCGCATCCTCCTTCCAGCGACGCTTCGTGCGTTTCGCGACCATCATCCCGGGATCGCCGTGTCGATCGTCGACGTACTCGGCGACCCGCTGCTGGAGCAGCTCTTGTCGGGACAGGTCGACCTTGGGATCGGCTATGCGGAGGCAAGTGACGAACTGTGCGCCGAGCGCCTCCTCACCGATCAGCTGGCAGCGGTCGGTCCGGATGCGCTTTTCGATCCTTCGGCCAGTCAGATCCGCTGGGCCGAGCTTGAAGGTCATGACATTATCGCGATGGGTCACGGCACCACGGTTCGCCGCGTGATGGAGGAAGGGGCGCGCCGCGCGGACATCTCGCTGCATATCGTTCTGGAATCGCAGCAGATGCCTACGGCAATCGCCTATGCGCGGGCCGGCCTCGGAGTCGCGGTGCTCCCCACTACAGCACTTGCTCCGGGCGAAGCACGGGGGGTGCGCGTCTTACCGCTCGTCGCGCCGGTCATGGAACGGCGACTTTCCCTTCTGTCGCGTCGCCCGCAGACACTATCACCTGCCGCCGACGCCTTCGCCGTTTTGCTGCGCGCCCACGTGGCCCAGCAGCGCATTTCAATCGAGTGA
- a CDS encoding TonB-dependent siderophore receptor, with translation MTSVCQIRAARRHGSIGVSLLAFACAASAHAQTADADNHSDIVVTATATTATKTDTPILRIPQAIEVVSSEDIQDRGAQNIREALNYTAGVYNGGDDSRGDFNYIRGFESVLYVDGLKRNYGFVYMPRPEIATLERVEVLVGPASVLYGAGSSGGLTNMQSKRPQLDFGGSASVSYGTFDRKEAVVDVTGPLGDTLAARFVGVVRDSDSRMDFTRNDRVVAQGALTWRPTDRTDITAIGIYQQDHNPPNYNVIPLCPPSAPMAQI, from the coding sequence ATGACTAGTGTCTGTCAAATTCGTGCAGCGAGGCGGCACGGATCGATCGGAGTATCGTTGCTGGCATTTGCGTGCGCCGCATCCGCTCATGCGCAGACGGCCGATGCGGACAATCACTCGGATATCGTGGTCACCGCGACTGCGACGACGGCGACCAAGACCGACACCCCCATCCTGCGCATTCCGCAGGCCATCGAGGTCGTGTCGTCCGAGGACATACAGGACCGGGGCGCGCAGAACATTCGCGAAGCGCTGAACTACACGGCGGGCGTTTACAATGGAGGCGACGATTCACGCGGCGATTTCAACTATATCCGCGGGTTCGAATCGGTGTTGTATGTCGATGGCCTGAAGCGCAATTACGGCTTCGTCTATATGCCGCGCCCCGAAATCGCGACGCTGGAGCGTGTCGAGGTGCTCGTCGGCCCGGCATCGGTGCTTTATGGCGCCGGCAGCTCGGGCGGCCTGACCAACATGCAGAGCAAGCGCCCGCAGCTCGATTTCGGCGGCAGCGCCAGCGTGAGCTATGGGACGTTCGACCGCAAGGAAGCGGTCGTCGACGTCACCGGCCCGCTCGGCGATACGCTGGCGGCGCGTTTCGTCGGCGTGGTGCGCGATTCGGACTCGCGCATGGACTTCACGCGCAACGATCGCGTCGTCGCGCAGGGCGCGCTGACCTGGCGGCCCACCGACCGCACCGACATCACCGCGATCGGCATCTATCAGCAGGACCATAACCCGCCGAACTACAACGTCATACCGCTCTGTCCGCCGTCAGCACCAATGGCACAGATTTGA
- a CDS encoding IS110 family transposase produces MAEVITIGLDIAKNVFQAHGADAGGHQVFSRRIARGKVLEFFAGQPKCLVALEACGGAHHWARELIRMGHEVRLIPPAYVKPFVKRQKNDAADAEAICEAVQRPSMRFVAVKSEEQQASALVFRTRDLLVRQRTQTINAIRGHMTEYGWVAPKGPSWVTVLGELIDDEGGASLPDAAREMFRIMLDLLEKLDDQIADLDKEITRRAREDEVARRLMTIPGIGPIAATAIAALAPAAQTFKRGRDFAAWLGLTPLQKSTGGKTKLGRTSKMGERTLRRLLIIGSSSVILHASRRGAPEGSWLAGMLARKPRMLVTVAQANKTARIVWALLMKNEDYRAPVAAAA; encoded by the coding sequence ATGGCAGAGGTTATCACGATCGGGTTGGATATCGCAAAGAATGTCTTTCAGGCTCACGGCGCGGATGCTGGGGGCCACCAGGTTTTTAGCCGACGGATTGCACGCGGAAAGGTGCTGGAGTTTTTCGCTGGACAGCCAAAGTGCCTTGTGGCGCTGGAGGCCTGCGGCGGGGCACATCATTGGGCCCGCGAGTTGATACGCATGGGCCACGAAGTGAGGCTGATCCCACCGGCCTATGTGAAGCCTTTCGTAAAGCGCCAGAAGAACGATGCAGCCGATGCCGAGGCGATCTGCGAGGCAGTGCAGCGGCCAAGCATGCGGTTTGTAGCGGTGAAGAGTGAGGAGCAGCAGGCCTCAGCGCTGGTATTCCGCACACGGGATCTGCTGGTTCGTCAGCGTACGCAAACTATCAACGCGATCCGCGGGCACATGACAGAATACGGGTGGGTGGCTCCGAAAGGGCCTTCCTGGGTGACAGTGCTTGGCGAGCTGATTGATGACGAGGGCGGGGCATCACTGCCGGATGCGGCGCGGGAGATGTTCCGGATTATGCTCGACCTGCTCGAGAAACTCGATGATCAGATCGCTGACCTCGACAAGGAAATTACTCGGCGCGCCCGTGAAGATGAAGTTGCGCGCCGACTGATGACCATTCCAGGCATCGGACCGATTGCGGCGACTGCGATCGCGGCATTGGCACCAGCAGCACAAACGTTCAAACGTGGTCGTGACTTTGCTGCCTGGCTTGGGCTCACACCTCTGCAGAAATCAACGGGTGGAAAGACGAAGCTGGGTCGAACATCCAAGATGGGCGAACGTACGCTGCGGCGATTGCTGATCATCGGCAGCAGTTCGGTGATCCTGCATGCGAGCAGGCGCGGGGCGCCCGAAGGATCATGGCTCGCCGGGATGCTGGCGCGCAAACCGCGCATGTTGGTCACAGTCGCACAGGCGAACAAGACGGCGCGCATCGTCTGGGCGCTGCTCATGAAGAACGAGGATTACAGGGCTCCGGTGGCGGCAGCGGCATAA
- a CDS encoding alpha/beta hydrolase fold domain-containing protein codes for MAADGGRVTPALDPEIALFLAEMRAGWAAHPPFADLDFPGQRAVCEQVRARWAAGGPAMAASDELRFDPGAGELRLRIYRPVGAAAPAPALVYLHGGGFTLFSIDTHDRLMREVAAAGGFAVIGVDYPLSPEHKYPVALDRIGALMRWLSVHGAGWGIDPARLAIGGDSAGANLSFATALRLRDRGEGGVVRAILSNYGYFTPEVSDRAEARFGGPGSIMDRAEAQAYYDNYLTHRERERSDPFACPIHADLTGLPPVLLVVPECDLLAEQSLAMEARLEAAGVATTTNIYPGATHSFLEAMSIAQVARDAIRDGAAFVADRLG; via the coding sequence ATGGCTGCCGACGGTGGGCGAGTGACTCCGGCGCTCGACCCCGAAATCGCGCTGTTCCTGGCCGAGATGAGAGCCGGCTGGGCGGCGCATCCGCCCTTCGCCGACCTCGACTTTCCGGGACAGCGCGCGGTGTGCGAGCAGGTGCGGGCGCGCTGGGCGGCGGGCGGGCCGGCGATGGCGGCGAGCGACGAGCTGCGCTTCGATCCCGGCGCGGGCGAGCTGCGGCTTCGCATTTATCGCCCGGTGGGCGCGGCGGCGCCTGCGCCGGCGCTCGTTTATCTTCACGGCGGCGGCTTCACCCTCTTTTCGATCGACACACACGACCGGCTGATGCGCGAAGTTGCGGCGGCGGGCGGCTTCGCCGTGATCGGCGTCGATTATCCGCTATCGCCCGAGCATAAATATCCGGTCGCGCTCGACCGTATCGGGGCGCTGATGCGCTGGCTTTCCGTGCATGGCGCCGGGTGGGGGATCGACCCGGCGCGGCTGGCGATCGGCGGCGACTCGGCGGGCGCCAACCTGTCCTTCGCGACCGCCTTGCGGCTGCGCGACCGGGGGGAGGGGGGCGTCGTCCGCGCCATCCTGTCCAACTATGGCTATTTCACGCCGGAGGTTTCGGATCGCGCCGAGGCGCGCTTCGGCGGGCCGGGGTCGATCATGGACCGCGCCGAGGCGCAGGCCTATTATGACAATTATCTCACCCACCGGGAGCGCGAGCGGTCCGATCCGTTCGCCTGTCCGATCCATGCCGATCTGACCGGCCTGCCGCCGGTCCTGCTCGTCGTTCCCGAATGCGACCTGCTCGCCGAACAGTCGCTGGCGATGGAAGCGCGGCTCGAAGCGGCGGGCGTCGCGACGACGACGAACATCTATCCCGGCGCGACCCACAGCTTCCTCGAGGCGATGTCGATCGCGCAGGTGGCGCGCGACGCGATCCGCGACGGCGCGGCGTTCGTTGCCGACCGGCTCGGCTGA
- a CDS encoding amidohydrolase family protein has translation MKPRFGGLLALALTLLAAPAAAQDELPLEPARTLDFTVSSGTFTSLAVSPDGRTILFDMLGEIYAVPATGGRAVPIATGIAFEVQPVFSPDGKWIAYVSDRSGGDNVWIARADGSDARRITDEDEGAVRTSPEWSADGKSVYVSRYRIRLNRYELWRHPVDGGPGELVAPARAAADAPRAAWQSTLGAAASRDGRWLYYARHVGDLSFDAPVAWTIVRRDLATGAEETVIGSSGGRGSESETFFRPAISPDGRTLAYATRHLAETRLRVRDLATGVDRDLGPAPLDLMNGAAWLDLIPRYSFTPDGKAILIAWRGRIERRPLDGAPVIPIPFTARLQLAVGPSTRVAIEEPRGPVRAKLLQGTAASPDGARVAYAALGSLYVQGVDGSAARRLPIAGDPPSLPGWSPDGTRLVYVTWSERGGGAVWTIAADGAAPPVKISDIPAFYSHAVFTPDGARILAVRSPAAARQHSSFEFGTVRDADLVAFPAAGGAARIVTSGTLGQRPHFVAGEPGTAYLMSDTGLVAVDLASGDRRPVATVKAQGYYFTEKPVPVDDLRLSPDGRWIAAQTSEQLYLLPRPADPAAVVDLTAPGNPARRVTDMGADFFDWRADGSLVWTVGNYLQTLPHMAAPVPADHVELVAELPRAVPQGRLLLRGGRALTMAGGDRIIADADILIEGDRIAAIGPRGSFAVPAGTPVRDLGGRTVMPGFIDDHDHIGSIRRNVIGYEDWGLRARLAFGVTTAFDPSTLGIDQIAYQDLIDAGLMVGPRLRSTGPALFSKERFTSLDQVRAVLRRYRDAWGLRNIKQYRGESRRVRQWIAIAARELGLLPTNEGSHNPKLILTQTLDGYAGNEHALPTAPFGEDVLTLWRLMRTSYVSTLLVNTSGPTGADYFIATRDPARDAKVRRFWPPTTIAQKLAHREWGSLDASRLPALAADAGAIAANGGLLGMGSHGDDPGIGYHYELEAHVMGGMAPMAVLHAATAGAAETIGRLSDMGTLEPGKYADLIVFDRDPLADIRNTWSLSLVMRGGHLFDADTLDELWPEARGLPPPWFAGGEPRAQWLPTVGE, from the coding sequence ATGAAGCCGAGATTTGGCGGCCTGCTGGCGCTGGCGCTGACCCTGCTCGCGGCGCCCGCTGCGGCGCAGGACGAACTGCCGCTCGAACCGGCGCGGACGCTCGATTTCACCGTGTCGAGCGGGACCTTCACCTCGCTCGCCGTTTCGCCAGACGGCCGGACGATCCTGTTCGACATGCTGGGGGAGATTTACGCGGTGCCGGCGACCGGCGGCCGCGCCGTGCCGATCGCGACCGGGATCGCCTTCGAGGTGCAGCCGGTCTTTTCACCCGACGGAAAATGGATCGCCTATGTCAGCGACCGGTCGGGCGGCGACAATGTGTGGATCGCGCGCGCCGACGGCAGCGACGCGCGGCGGATCACCGACGAGGATGAGGGCGCGGTGCGCACCTCGCCCGAATGGAGCGCCGACGGCAAGTCGGTCTATGTCAGCCGCTACCGCATCCGGCTCAACCGTTACGAGCTGTGGCGGCATCCGGTCGACGGCGGGCCGGGCGAACTGGTCGCCCCGGCCCGCGCCGCCGCCGACGCGCCGCGCGCGGCGTGGCAGAGCACGCTCGGCGCCGCCGCATCGCGCGACGGGCGCTGGCTCTATTATGCGCGCCACGTCGGCGATCTGTCGTTCGATGCGCCCGTCGCCTGGACGATCGTGCGCCGCGACCTTGCGACCGGCGCCGAAGAGACGGTGATCGGCAGTTCGGGCGGGCGCGGATCGGAATCGGAAACCTTTTTCCGGCCCGCCATCTCGCCCGACGGCCGGACGCTCGCCTATGCGACGCGGCATCTGGCCGAAACGCGGCTGCGCGTGCGCGACCTGGCCACCGGGGTCGATCGCGACCTGGGCCCGGCGCCGCTCGACCTGATGAACGGTGCCGCGTGGCTCGACTTGATCCCGCGCTACAGCTTCACCCCCGACGGCAAGGCGATCCTGATCGCCTGGCGCGGACGGATCGAGCGGCGCCCGCTCGACGGCGCGCCGGTGATTCCGATACCCTTCACGGCGCGGCTACAACTCGCGGTCGGGCCGAGCACGCGCGTCGCGATCGAGGAACCGCGCGGACCGGTACGCGCGAAGCTGCTTCAGGGCACCGCCGCGTCGCCCGATGGCGCGCGCGTCGCCTATGCCGCGCTCGGCAGCCTTTATGTGCAGGGCGTGGACGGCAGCGCGGCGCGGCGGTTGCCGATCGCCGGCGACCCGCCCTCGCTGCCCGGCTGGAGCCCCGACGGCACGCGCCTCGTCTATGTGACGTGGAGTGAGCGGGGCGGCGGAGCGGTCTGGACGATCGCCGCCGACGGTGCGGCGCCGCCGGTGAAGATCAGTGACATCCCGGCCTTCTACAGCCATGCCGTGTTCACGCCCGACGGCGCGCGGATTCTGGCGGTACGCTCCCCGGCGGCGGCGCGACAGCATTCGAGCTTCGAGTTTGGGACGGTGCGCGACGCCGACCTCGTCGCCTTTCCCGCCGCGGGAGGCGCCGCACGCATCGTCACCAGCGGCACGCTGGGGCAACGGCCGCATTTCGTCGCGGGCGAGCCCGGCACCGCCTATCTGATGAGCGATACGGGGCTGGTCGCGGTCGACCTGGCCAGCGGCGACCGGCGGCCGGTCGCGACGGTCAAGGCGCAGGGTTATTATTTCACCGAAAAGCCGGTGCCGGTCGACGACCTGCGGCTGAGCCCCGACGGTCGCTGGATCGCCGCGCAGACGAGCGAGCAGCTTTACCTGCTGCCGCGCCCCGCCGACCCGGCGGCCGTGGTCGACCTGACCGCGCCCGGCAATCCGGCGCGCCGTGTCACCGACATGGGGGCCGATTTCTTCGACTGGCGCGCCGACGGCAGCCTGGTCTGGACCGTCGGCAATTACCTCCAGACGCTGCCCCACATGGCGGCGCCCGTGCCGGCGGACCATGTCGAGCTGGTCGCCGAACTGCCGCGCGCGGTGCCACAGGGCCGGTTGCTGCTGCGCGGCGGGCGGGCCCTGACCATGGCGGGCGGCGACCGGATCATCGCCGATGCCGATATCCTGATCGAGGGCGACCGCATCGCCGCGATCGGCCCGCGCGGCAGCTTCGCGGTGCCCGCGGGCACGCCGGTGCGCGACCTCGGCGGCCGCACCGTGATGCCGGGCTTCATCGACGATCACGACCATATCGGCAGCATCCGGCGCAACGTCATCGGCTATGAGGATTGGGGGCTGCGCGCGCGGCTGGCGTTCGGCGTCACGACGGCCTTCGACCCCTCGACGCTCGGCATCGACCAGATCGCCTATCAGGATTTGATCGACGCGGGACTGATGGTCGGGCCGCGCTTGCGTTCGACGGGGCCGGCGCTCTTTTCGAAGGAGCGCTTCACCTCGCTCGACCAGGTGCGCGCGGTGCTGCGCCGCTATCGCGACGCCTGGGGGCTTCGCAACATCAAACAGTATCGCGGTGAAAGCCGGCGGGTGCGGCAGTGGATCGCGATCGCCGCGCGCGAGCTGGGGCTGCTGCCGACCAACGAAGGCAGCCACAATCCCAAGCTGATCCTGACCCAGACGCTCGACGGCTATGCCGGCAACGAACATGCGCTGCCGACCGCGCCGTTCGGGGAGGATGTGCTGACGCTGTGGCGCCTGATGCGTACCAGCTATGTGTCGACCCTGCTCGTCAACACCAGCGGGCCGACGGGCGCCGACTATTTCATCGCGACGCGCGATCCGGCGCGCGATGCCAAGGTGCGGCGTTTCTGGCCGCCGACGACGATCGCGCAGAAGCTCGCGCACCGCGAATGGGGGTCGCTCGACGCCTCGCGCCTGCCGGCGCTCGCCGCCGATGCCGGCGCGATTGCGGCGAACGGCGGGCTGCTTGGCATGGGATCGCACGGCGACGATCCGGGGATCGGCTATCATTACGAGCTGGAGGCGCATGTGATGGGCGGCATGGCACCGATGGCGGTGCTGCACGCGGCGACCGCCGGCGCGGCGGAAACGATCGGGCGGCTGAGCGACATGGGGACGCTCGAGCCGGGCAAATATGCCGACCTGATCGTCTTCGACCGCGATCCGCTGGCCGATATCCGCAACACATGGTCGCTGTCGCTGGTGATGCGCGGCGGCCATCTGTTCGATGCCGACACGCTCGATGAGCTGTGGCCCGAGGCGCGGGGGCTGCCGCCGCCCTGGTTCGCGGGCGGCGAGCCGCGGGCGCAATGGCTGCCGACGGTGGGCGAGTGA